A genome region from Triticum dicoccoides isolate Atlit2015 ecotype Zavitan unplaced genomic scaffold, WEW_v2.0 scaffold43390, whole genome shotgun sequence includes the following:
- the LOC119346584 gene encoding tyrosine N-monooxygenase-like: IACIRLGSVLVVPITCPKIAREVLKKQDANFASRPLTFASSTFSGGYKNAVLSPMGDQWRKMRRVLTSEIICPSRHQWLHDQRAQEADNLTSYVCMLATAPSSAVNVRHVARHYCGNVIRRLVFGRRYFGEPRQDGGPGAMEVEHMDAVFTSLGLLYTFCVSDYLPWLHGLGLDLDGHMKIVMEANATVNRLHDTVIDERWRQWKSGQMEELEDFLDVLITLKDAEENPLLTIEEVKAQSQDIIFAAVDNPSNTVEWALAEMTNMPEVMRKAVEEIDRVVGRERLVQESDIRRLTYVKACIREAFRLHPVAPFNVPHVALADSNIAGYRVPKGSHVLLSRRGLGRNPTIWDEPLHFKPERHINTAAHNDVTLTENELRFISFSTSRRGCVAAWLGTTMCVMLFGRLLQGFTWTKPAGVASIDLSEPEHDLFLAKPLVLHAEPRLMGHVYPGGRC, encoded by the exons ATCGCCTGCATCCGCCTCGGTAGCGTCCTCGTGGTCCCGATCACCTGCCCGAAGATCGCCCGTGAGGTACTCAAGAAGCAGGATGCCAACTTCGCCTCCCGCCCGCTCACCTTCGCCTCGTCGACCTTTAGCGGCGGGTACAAGAACGCCGTGCTGTCCCCCATGGGCGACCAGTGGAGGAAGATGCGTCGCGTGCTCACCTCGGAAATCATCTGCCCCTCCCGGCACCAGTGGCTCCACGACCAGCGTGCCCAAGAGGCCGACAACCTCACAAGCTACGTCTGCATGCTCGCCACCGCGCCGTCCTCGGCCGTCAATGTGAGGCATGTGGCGAGGCATTACTGTGGTAATGTCATCCGGCGGCTCGTATTTGGCAGGCGCTACTTCGGCGAGCCTCGTCAGGATGGCGGCCCGGGTGCAATGGAGGTGGAGCACATGGACGCTGTGTTCACGTCGCTAGGGCTCCTCTACACGTTCTGTGTCTCCGACTACCTACCGTGGCTGCACGGCCTCGGCCTCGACCTCGACGGACACATGAAGATTGTGATGGAGGCCAATGCGACGGTCAACCGGCTGCACGACACGGTCATTGACGAGAGGTGGCGGCAATGGAAGTCCGGCCAGATGGAGGAGCTCGAGGATTTCCTCGATGTACTCATCACGCTCAAGGACGCAGAGGAGAACCCTCTTCTCACCATCGAGGAGGTGAAAGCACAGTCGCAG GACATAATATTTGCCGCCGTGGACAACCCATCCAACACGGTGGAGTGGGCGCTCGCAGAGATGACAAACATGCCCGAGGTGATGCGGAAGGCGGTGGAGGAAATCGACCGGGTGGTGGGCCGAGAGCGGTTGGTGCAGGAGTCGGACATCCGACGCCTCACCTACGTCAAGGCATGCATTCGTGAGGCATTCCGGCTGCACCCCGTCGCACCCTTCAACGTGCCACACGTCGCGCTCGCTGACAGCAACATCGCCGGCTACCGTGTCCCCAAGGGCAGCCATGTCTTACTCAGTCGTAGGGGACTTGGCCGGAACCCGACTATCTGGGATGAGCCGCTACACTTCAAGCCAGAGCGTCATATTAATACCGCAGCCCACAACGACGTCACCCTCACGGAGAATGAGTTGCGGTTCATCTCCTTCAGCACCAGCCGCCGTGGGTGTGTGGCGGCGTGGCTTGGCACAACCATGTGTGTAATGCTCTTCGGACGGCTACTGCAGGGATTCACATGGACCAAGCCAGCGGGTGTAGCATCTATCGATCTCAGTGAGCCGGAGCACGATTTATTCCTAGCCAAACCGCTTGTGCTGCACGCCGAACCACGCCTGATGGGACATGTCTACCCCGGTGGCCGATGTTGA